The following DNA comes from Alienimonas californiensis.
CGCGCTGCTGTTCGCTCTCTGGGGGCTGCGGAGCGTCTGGCGTCAGACGGAAGGGTGGGGCGAACGCTAAGCTGGTTCGCCCCTTCCGCTCACCCCGCCCGTCGTTCATGTCGTCGCCCTTTCGTCTCACCCGCCGCACCGCCCTCGCCGCGGGGGCCGCGGGACTGGCCGCCGCGGCGTGGCCGGGGCGGGCGACGGCCCATCCCAATCACGGCGGGATCGTGCCGGACCTGCGGATGCGGTTCGCCGAGCCGATCGAACTGACGCGGTTCGACGTGGTCGCGCTCGACGGCACGCCGGCGGTCCGCGTGACGGACGCCGAGGGCGGCGTGGGCGTCGTGCCGGCGCACGACAAGCTGGCGGACGTCCGCTCGCTGTTCGACCGGCTCGCGGCGCCGTACTTCGTCGGGACCGACGCCCGCGATCTGCCGGAGCGGATCGATCACGTCGACGTCTCGGAGCGGCATTACAAATACGTCGGCATGCCCTTCTGGAACGCCGTCGCCCACTGCGAGTTGGCCGTCTGGGACCTGCTCGGCCGGCGGGCCGGGGTGCGGTGTACGGACCTGCTCGACCGGCGCCGGCGGCGTCGGCTGAACGTGTACATCTCCCGGTTCGACCGGGACACGACCCCGCAGCAGGCCGTCGAGCAGGCCTCCGCGGACCTCGCCGCAACCGGGGCGACGGCGGTCAAGCTGAAGGTCGGCGGCCGGATGCGCACCACGCCGGAGCAGAACGCCCGCGACGTGGCGATGGTCGCCCTCGCCCGGCAGACCTGGGGGGACGACGTGGAAATCCTGCTCGACGCCAACGGCAGCTACACCGCCGACGAGGCGGTGCGCGCCGCGACGCGGTTCGCCGGGTACCGCGTCGGCTTCCTGGAGGAGCCCTGCGACTGGCGGGACGTGGAGGCGACCTTGCGCGTCCATGAGCAGCTCGAGGCCAAGGGGATCAAACTGGACCTCGCCGGCGGGGAGCAGGATTCGATGATGACCCGCTGGCGGCAGTTCGCGGAGACGGAGCTGTTCCGGCCGATGCAGCCGGACCTGTACTACGTCGGCGGGGCGATCCGGCTGCTGACCGTCGCCCGCATCGCCGACTCCGCCAAGCTGCCCCTCACCCCGCACGCCCCGCGGGCCGGCCTGGCGGCGTACCCGGACACGATGGTGCGGGCCACGATCCCGAACCTCGGTCGGTATCAGGAATACGTCCGCAGCCCCGAGGTGACGGACGGCACCGTCCCCGTCCCCGACGCCCCCGGCTGGGGCCTGCCTTGGGACGACGCCGCGGTGAAGGCGGCAGTTGCGGGCTGAAGTTCGTCCTCCCCTCTCCCCCCTTTGGGGGAGAGGGGCCGGGGGTGAGGGGGCGGTGACTCACGATCGCCCCTCAACCTCCGCCCGCTCTCCCGTCGTCGGGTTCGTCATCGCGGAGAGCGGAGACGATTTAACCGTGCGTCACCCTCACCCCCGGCCCCTCTCCCTCGAGGGAGAGGGGAGATACGGGGGCCTACTCGTCCGGCGTCCAGACGCGGAGGGTCGGGCCGTTCGCTTCCTCTTCCCGCACGGTGTGGCGGCCGTGGCGGTGTTCCTGCCAGAGGATGAAGGCCAGCAGACCGAGGGCCGCCGGCAGCGGCCAGACGTCGTAGAACCCCGCCGCCCCCTTGCCCCTGCCCTCCAGGGTCATGGTGAGATCGATGGCGCCGGCCCGCAGGGTCAGGGCGGCGGCGGCTGCGGCGCACAGGACCGCGAACGGTCGGGCGCTCCAGGCGGGGGCCGTGTACACGACCAACCCGCACGCCGCGATCCCGGGCCAGAGGCAGAGCGTGATCGCTCGGGGGATCTCCGCCGTGAGCAACTCCGCCGGCGGCAGGCCGGACCGGACGAGGTTCGCCATCCCGGCGACGCTCAGCCCGAAGGCGGTTCCGCCGGCGACCAGCGGCAACAGCGCCGCGGTGACCATCCACCAGCGCCAGCCGAGCCGGTCGAGCGTCCGCAGCGCCCACTGCGGGGGCGGTTCGCGATCGCCGTGCGGGCCGCCGTGCGGTCCGGGGCCCTGACGGTCCGGAGGCTCGGTCGGCGGGGCCGGCCCCGGGTCGGGAGCGCTCGGGAACGCCGGCACGGCTCAGCCGCGCATCTGGATCATGCGGGCCTTCGCCATCGCGTCCTCGGCCTCCGGGATCAGCCCGCACCGCTGACAGATCACCGACAGGTGCGTGTAGCTGAAGGCGTCGTTCGGTTCGAGTTCCGGCACCTTCTTGGCGTGCTCCAGCGCTTCCTCCTTGCGGCCCAGCCGTTCGAGGTAGGTGGAGAGGGCGACGTGGGCGGCGACGTGCGTCGGGACCTGCTCGACCAACCGTTCGAGCGTGCCGACGGCGCCCTCCAGATCGCCCGCGGCCTTCTGCTTGTTCGCCTCGCGGAGAAGCAGGTTCGGATTGGCGGCGGCGTCGGCCATCGGGCGCAAAGCGGGAGTCGGGGAAACGAAGAACGTTCGGCATCCTAGACCCCCGCCCAAGCCGGAGCCATGCCTCCGGCCGGGGCGCCGGCGTTTCGCGCGAGACCCCCGCGCCCGAACGACCGGCCCCCGGGCTGAACCGGCGCGACCCCGGCGACCGATGCGACCCCTACGTCTTCGCATTCGCTCCGCCCCGGTCCGCCCGGCTCTCCGCCGGCCGATCGGGCGCACGGAACGACGCCTCTTCCACACGTCGCCTCCGGGATCTCTGCCGTTATGTCCGCTCAACCCGCCCGGCTGCATCGCCCCGACGACGCCCCGCAGGGCTCCTCCCCCCACGGGGGCCAGCAGGGCGGTCGTCGCCTCGGCCGCGGATTGAACGCCCTGTTGGGCAGCCACCGTGAACCCGCTTCGACCCCCGTCGAAGCCCCGCCGAAGGACGCCGACGGCGGCGCCATCAGCGTGGAGCTGATCGAACGCAACCCCTTCCAGCCCCGGCAGGACTTCGCCGAGCCGGAGCTGAAGGAACTCGCCGAGAGCATCACCCGGCACGGCGTGCTCCAGCCGTTGCTCGTCCGGGAGGTGAACGGCGAATACCAGTTGATCGCCGGCGAACGCCGCCTGATGGCCGCCAAGCGCGCCGGGCTGGAGACCGTCCCCTGCCGGGTGCTGAAGCTCGACGACAAGCAGGTCTGCGAGGCGGCGATCGAGGAGAACATCAAGCGGAAGGACCTGCACCCGCTCGAGAAGGCGAAGGCGTTCCGCGACTACCTGGACCGCTTCGGCGGCACGGTCGAGGCGCTGGCCAAGAGCCTGTCCATCAGCCGGCCGGCGGTCTCCAACCTGCTCCGGCTGCTCGACCTGGAGCCGGTCGTCGCCGAGGCCCTGCGGTCCGACAAAATCTCCGCCGGCCACGCCCGGGCGTTGCTGGCGCTCTCCGGCGCCGATCAGGTCGCCGCGTTGGAGCTGGTGATCGACGGCGGCCTGAGCGTGCGGGCCGCTGAGAAGATGTGCCGCGACCAAGCCTTCGACCGGGACAAGCAGACCGCCGTCGCCGAAGCCGAGGCCGCCGGCCTGACCGCCCCGGTGCACGTGGACGACACCGACTGGAACGACGAAGCCGGCCCCGAGGCGATCGCCGGCACGATCGCCCCCGCCGCGGATCAACCGGCCGACGAGCCGCCGGCCGAGGGCGAGAAGCTGTTCGTCGACATGCCGTCGCTGGAGGACGCCCCCACCGCCGGCGCCCCCGCCGAGCCCGGCCTGAAGGTGTTCGACGCCGACGCGGCAGAACAGTCCGACGCGCCGAAAGCGGACGACAAGGCCCTCACGCCGCACCTCGAAAGCGTCCGCGACGGCCTGAAGGAC
Coding sequences within:
- a CDS encoding enolase C-terminal domain-like protein; translation: MSSPFRLTRRTALAAGAAGLAAAAWPGRATAHPNHGGIVPDLRMRFAEPIELTRFDVVALDGTPAVRVTDAEGGVGVVPAHDKLADVRSLFDRLAAPYFVGTDARDLPERIDHVDVSERHYKYVGMPFWNAVAHCELAVWDLLGRRAGVRCTDLLDRRRRRRLNVYISRFDRDTTPQQAVEQASADLAATGATAVKLKVGGRMRTTPEQNARDVAMVALARQTWGDDVEILLDANGSYTADEAVRAATRFAGYRVGFLEEPCDWRDVEATLRVHEQLEAKGIKLDLAGGEQDSMMTRWRQFAETELFRPMQPDLYYVGGAIRLLTVARIADSAKLPLTPHAPRAGLAAYPDTMVRATIPNLGRYQEYVRSPEVTDGTVPVPDAPGWGLPWDDAAVKAAVAG
- a CDS encoding tetratricopeptide repeat protein, translating into MADAAANPNLLLREANKQKAAGDLEGAVGTLERLVEQVPTHVAAHVALSTYLERLGRKEEALEHAKKVPELEPNDAFSYTHLSVICQRCGLIPEAEDAMAKARMIQMRG
- a CDS encoding ParB/RepB/Spo0J family partition protein; translation: MSAQPARLHRPDDAPQGSSPHGGQQGGRRLGRGLNALLGSHREPASTPVEAPPKDADGGAISVELIERNPFQPRQDFAEPELKELAESITRHGVLQPLLVREVNGEYQLIAGERRLMAAKRAGLETVPCRVLKLDDKQVCEAAIEENIKRKDLHPLEKAKAFRDYLDRFGGTVEALAKSLSISRPAVSNLLRLLDLEPVVAEALRSDKISAGHARALLALSGADQVAALELVIDGGLSVRAAEKMCRDQAFDRDKQTAVAEAEAAGLTAPVHVDDTDWNDEAGPEAIAGTIAPAADQPADEPPAEGEKLFVDMPSLEDAPTAGAPAEPGLKVFDADAAEQSDAPKADDKALTPHLESVRDGLKDQLGCPVEIVLKGKESGQIRLSFADNDAFEALLKRLRAA